From the Microbacterium sp. W4I4 genome, one window contains:
- the yajC gene encoding preprotein translocase subunit YajC, producing MEIILFGLLAVMLVFMFLNSRKRQKQMKAQQEEKATKTVPGAKVLLQGGLYGTVVSYDPVDLDKPAEIELAPGVVIEVHSQSILRIVEPTEDLESDEADEDDEDEAEVVEDAPADGIESIQVETPEETKARLERNNDN from the coding sequence ATGGAAATCATCCTCTTCGGTCTTCTCGCCGTGATGCTCGTGTTCATGTTCCTGAACAGCCGCAAGCGTCAGAAGCAGATGAAGGCGCAGCAGGAGGAGAAGGCGACGAAGACGGTCCCCGGCGCCAAGGTGCTGCTGCAGGGCGGCCTGTACGGCACGGTCGTGTCCTACGACCCGGTCGACCTCGACAAGCCTGCAGAGATCGAACTCGCCCCCGGTGTGGTGATCGAGGTGCACAGCCAGTCGATCCTTCGCATCGTCGAGCCGACCGAGGATCTGGAGTCGGATGAGGCCGATGAGGACGACGAGGACGAGGCCGAGGTCGTGGAGGATGCTCCCGCGGACGGCATCGAGTCGATCCAGGTGGAGACGCCGGAAGAGACCAAGGCGCGTCTCGAGCGCAACAACGACAACTGA
- the secD gene encoding protein translocase subunit SecD, with the protein MASTSPTRHAWRVLLGLLIVTAVLFGINSLGVYVFKTDAGKAASAWAPELALDLQGGTQIILEAATPDGSAPSQEQLNQAVSIIRQRVDASGVAEADITTEGGRNIVVQIPGPADQQTRDRIQASAKLEFRAVIQTAAPATEFAGEDGKSTPYPTPDASLQATPTVKPTDDSDPNWVTPKLQAELLAFDCNAERDGNAPEDEPLIACESDGSAKYILGPMELDGTVINDATAGREQQSGRWTVNLEMDAKGTKVFGEISQRLNANRLANLSPRDQFAFVLDGKVISAPVMQAAILNGKPSISGNFTQESAKALADQLKYGALPLSFTVQSSDTVSATLGSQQLQYGLIAGLIGLALVALYSLITYRALGWVIMASIAVMGVLTYIIIAILAWRMGFRLSLAGVAGLIVSIGFTADSFIVYFERIRDELRDGKSITASVEDGWGRAKRTIYISKSINVLAAVVLFILADATVKGFAFTLGLTTLIDVFIFVIFTHPVMQLLARTRFFGGGHKLSGLDPHSLGAVYRGRAQFRDVTVGSTGRAARAKGARGEAEKRQTIAERKRAESFAAYGSKDAGKDSDS; encoded by the coding sequence GTGGCATCCACATCCCCGACTCGCCATGCCTGGCGGGTCCTCCTCGGCCTGCTCATCGTCACGGCGGTGCTGTTCGGCATCAACTCGCTGGGCGTCTATGTGTTCAAGACGGACGCGGGCAAGGCCGCCAGTGCATGGGCTCCTGAACTCGCGCTCGACCTGCAGGGCGGAACGCAGATCATCCTGGAGGCGGCGACGCCCGATGGATCCGCCCCTTCGCAGGAGCAGCTGAACCAGGCCGTCTCGATCATCCGCCAGCGCGTCGACGCCTCGGGCGTCGCCGAGGCGGACATCACCACTGAGGGCGGTCGGAACATCGTGGTCCAGATCCCTGGGCCCGCCGACCAGCAGACCCGCGACCGCATCCAGGCCAGTGCCAAGCTCGAGTTCCGTGCGGTCATCCAGACTGCAGCGCCGGCGACCGAGTTCGCCGGCGAGGACGGCAAGAGCACGCCGTACCCGACCCCCGACGCGTCGCTGCAGGCCACGCCGACGGTCAAGCCGACGGATGACTCCGATCCGAACTGGGTGACCCCCAAGCTCCAGGCCGAACTCCTCGCCTTCGACTGCAACGCCGAGCGCGACGGCAACGCGCCCGAGGACGAACCGCTCATCGCGTGCGAGTCCGACGGTTCGGCCAAGTACATCCTCGGCCCGATGGAGCTGGACGGCACCGTCATCAACGACGCCACCGCCGGTCGCGAGCAGCAGTCCGGCCGCTGGACCGTCAACCTCGAGATGGATGCCAAGGGGACGAAGGTCTTCGGCGAGATCAGCCAGCGGCTGAACGCCAACCGCCTCGCGAACCTCAGCCCGCGCGACCAGTTCGCGTTCGTGCTGGATGGCAAGGTCATCTCCGCGCCCGTCATGCAGGCGGCCATCCTCAACGGCAAGCCGAGCATCTCGGGCAACTTCACCCAGGAGAGCGCGAAGGCCCTCGCCGATCAGCTCAAGTACGGCGCCCTGCCGCTGAGCTTCACCGTGCAGAGCTCGGACACCGTCTCCGCGACGCTCGGCTCGCAGCAGCTGCAGTACGGGCTCATCGCGGGTCTGATCGGTCTCGCCCTGGTGGCCTTGTACTCGCTGATCACCTACCGGGCACTCGGCTGGGTGATCATGGCCTCGATTGCCGTGATGGGCGTGCTGACGTACATCATCATCGCGATCCTCGCCTGGCGGATGGGGTTCCGACTCTCGCTCGCCGGTGTCGCGGGTCTGATCGTGTCCATCGGATTCACCGCCGACTCGTTCATCGTGTACTTCGAGCGAATACGCGATGAGCTGCGTGACGGAAAGTCGATCACCGCGTCCGTCGAGGACGGCTGGGGTCGCGCCAAGCGCACGATCTACATCTCCAAGTCGATCAACGTGCTGGCGGCCGTGGTGCTGTTCATCCTCGCGGACGCCACGGTGAAGGGCTTCGCGTTCACCCTGGGTCTCACGACCCTGATCGACGTGTTCATCTTCGTGATCTTCACGCACCCCGTCATGCAGCTGCTCGCCCGCACGCGCTTCTTCGGCGGCGGACACAAGCTGTCCGGTCTGGACCCGCATTCGCTGGGGGCCGTGTACCGGGGCCGCGCGCAGTTCCGCGATGTGACCGTCGGTTCGACCGGCCGCGCCGCCCGCGCGAAGGGCGCACGCGGTGAGGCCGAGAAGCGGCAGACCATCGCCGAGCGCAAACGCGCAGAATCATTCGCCGCCTACGGATCCAAGGATGCCGGAAAGGACTCCGACTCCTGA
- the ruvB gene encoding Holliday junction branch migration DNA helicase RuvB, producing the protein MAEHEARDAAEAVDETELAIEGALRPTSLGEFVGQPKVRGQLQLLLEAARIQDRPADHILLAGPPGLGKTTLAMIVAHESGRPLRLSSGPAIQHAGDLAALLSSLTPGEVLFIDEIHRMARSAEEMLYLAMEDFRIDIMVGKGAGATSIPLDLAPFTLVGATTRSGLLPNPLRDRFGFTGHLEFYEESDLERVIARSSGVLGVSLPHESLVEIARRSRGTPRIANRLLRRVRDYALVHGGGEVASIADVRAALELYDVDPIGLDRLDRAVLDALVRRFRGGPVGLSTLAVAVGEEAETVESVVEPFLVRIGFLGRTPRGRIAMPEAYAHLGVKHPEGAALFDDL; encoded by the coding sequence GTGGCTGAGCACGAGGCGCGCGACGCCGCTGAGGCGGTCGACGAGACAGAGCTGGCCATCGAGGGCGCACTGCGCCCCACGAGCCTGGGGGAGTTCGTCGGGCAGCCCAAGGTGCGCGGGCAGCTGCAGCTGCTGCTCGAGGCGGCCCGCATTCAGGACCGCCCGGCCGACCACATCCTGCTGGCCGGGCCTCCCGGACTCGGCAAGACCACCCTCGCCATGATCGTCGCCCACGAGAGCGGGCGCCCCCTGCGGCTGAGCAGCGGACCTGCCATTCAGCACGCCGGGGATCTTGCGGCCCTGCTGTCAAGCCTCACGCCCGGTGAGGTCCTCTTCATCGACGAGATCCACCGCATGGCGCGCTCCGCCGAGGAGATGCTGTACCTCGCCATGGAGGACTTCCGCATCGACATCATGGTCGGCAAGGGCGCCGGCGCCACCAGCATCCCGCTCGATCTCGCGCCGTTCACGCTGGTGGGGGCGACCACACGCTCCGGCCTGCTCCCGAATCCGCTGCGCGACCGATTCGGGTTCACCGGTCACCTCGAGTTCTACGAGGAATCCGACCTCGAGCGGGTCATCGCCCGCTCCTCCGGGGTGCTCGGCGTCTCACTGCCGCACGAATCACTGGTCGAGATCGCCCGCCGATCGCGTGGCACGCCGCGCATCGCGAACCGACTGCTGCGCCGCGTGCGCGACTATGCGCTCGTGCACGGCGGCGGGGAAGTGGCTTCGATCGCGGACGTGCGTGCCGCGCTGGAGCTGTACGACGTCGACCCGATCGGGCTGGACCGACTGGACCGCGCCGTGCTGGACGCCCTGGTGCGCCGTTTCCGCGGTGGGCCCGTGGGGCTCAGCACGCTCGCGGTGGCCGTCGGTGAAGAGGCGGAGACCGTCGAGAGCGTCGTCGAGCCGTTCCTCGTGCGCATCGGTTTCCTCGGGCGCACGCCGCGCGGGCGGATCGCGATGCCGGAGGCGTACGCGCACCTGGGCGTGAAGCACCCCGAGGGTGCGGCATTGTTCGATGACCTATAA
- a CDS encoding carbohydrate ABC transporter permease, with protein sequence MKKLLYNQRLAPYLFILPFVLTLLIFWLVPVGRSVVMSFQEVLYGQATFIGTRNYERLWRDQVFWKAMFNSIRYMVLTLIVLVPIPMILAAIINSKLGSVRMKNFFKSSLFVPALTSVVVAGIVFRLMFSETDSGLMNQVVSFLGFGPVRWLREDLTGLFALLLLALWRWAGVNTMYFLAGMQAIPSEYYEAASIDGAGKIQQFFNVTLPGLKPTIVYVTTISVYGGLAMFLESFMLYAGNNSPNNQGLTIVGYLYRKGIQENDLGFASAVGVVLLVLVLVINLTQLTATGTFKKESAR encoded by the coding sequence ATGAAGAAGCTTCTCTACAACCAGCGCCTCGCGCCGTATCTCTTCATCCTCCCGTTCGTTCTCACGCTGCTGATCTTCTGGCTCGTTCCGGTCGGACGCTCGGTGGTGATGAGCTTCCAGGAGGTGCTCTACGGCCAGGCGACCTTCATCGGCACGCGGAACTACGAACGGCTCTGGCGCGACCAGGTCTTCTGGAAGGCGATGTTCAACAGCATCCGCTACATGGTGCTGACCCTCATCGTGCTGGTCCCGATCCCGATGATCCTCGCGGCGATCATCAACTCCAAGCTCGGCAGCGTGCGTATGAAGAACTTCTTCAAGTCATCGCTGTTCGTACCCGCGCTGACCTCCGTCGTCGTGGCCGGCATCGTGTTCCGGCTCATGTTCTCCGAGACGGACTCGGGGCTGATGAACCAGGTCGTCTCGTTCCTCGGCTTCGGCCCGGTGCGCTGGTTGCGCGAGGACCTCACGGGCCTGTTCGCGCTGCTGCTCCTGGCCCTCTGGCGCTGGGCGGGAGTGAACACGATGTACTTCCTCGCCGGCATGCAGGCGATCCCCTCGGAGTACTACGAAGCGGCATCCATCGACGGCGCGGGGAAGATCCAGCAGTTCTTCAACGTGACCCTGCCCGGCCTCAAGCCCACCATCGTGTACGTCACGACCATCAGCGTGTACGGCGGGCTGGCCATGTTCCTGGAGAGCTTCATGCTCTACGCCGGCAACAACTCCCCGAACAATCAGGGCCTCACGATCGTCGGATACCTGTACCGCAAGGGCATCCAGGAGAACGACCTCGGCTTCGCCTCCGCCGTCGGCGTCGTACTGCTCGTCCTCGTCCTCGTGATCAACCTCACCCAGCTCACCGCCACGGGCACGTTCAAGAAGGAGTCCGCGCGATGA
- a CDS encoding LacI family DNA-binding transcriptional regulator, translating into MREVAREAGVSKMTVSNVINDRAGASQETRARVLDAAERLGYRMNDAARHFRAGRSGTFGLLVPHLDGPYYAHLTARLDTLARAQGYHVILERTGASREGELAALATDRMRSYDGIVFSPVELDISDVIAAEISSPMVLLGERRLSGPFDHVMMDNVGGAELATTHLIEGGATRIALVGGCRGRLGISMPTLRARGYRRAHELAGIPVDDRLIGVAASFTTVDGYQEIMRLHEEGVPFDGVFALTDAAAMGVLRALVDLGVRVPDEVQVIGFDNDLEGDYLIPRLTTIDPGNDSMAEHIMQRLLGRVEGRFAVGEQAVEVVTTARVVERETTRSSIRRRVIDHVTALP; encoded by the coding sequence ATGAGGGAAGTGGCGCGCGAGGCGGGAGTCTCGAAGATGACGGTGTCGAACGTCATCAACGACCGGGCCGGTGCGAGCCAGGAGACGCGGGCTCGCGTGCTGGATGCCGCCGAGCGACTGGGCTATCGGATGAACGACGCCGCCCGTCATTTCCGCGCCGGGCGCAGCGGCACCTTCGGGCTGCTCGTGCCGCACCTGGACGGTCCGTACTACGCGCATCTGACCGCACGACTGGACACGCTGGCCCGAGCGCAGGGCTACCACGTGATCCTCGAACGCACGGGCGCCAGCCGTGAGGGCGAACTCGCCGCGCTGGCGACGGACCGCATGCGCTCCTACGACGGAATCGTCTTCAGCCCCGTGGAACTCGACATCTCCGACGTGATCGCCGCGGAGATCAGCTCCCCGATGGTCCTGCTGGGTGAGCGTCGACTGAGCGGTCCGTTCGATCACGTGATGATGGACAACGTGGGCGGTGCGGAACTGGCCACCACCCACCTGATCGAGGGCGGCGCGACCCGCATCGCCCTGGTCGGCGGATGCCGAGGCCGACTCGGCATCAGCATGCCGACCCTGCGAGCGCGCGGTTACCGCCGTGCTCACGAGCTCGCGGGAATCCCGGTCGACGACCGACTCATCGGCGTTGCAGCGTCGTTCACCACGGTCGACGGGTACCAGGAGATCATGCGGCTGCACGAGGAGGGCGTGCCGTTCGACGGCGTCTTCGCGCTGACCGATGCCGCCGCGATGGGCGTGCTGCGGGCGCTCGTCGATCTCGGGGTGCGCGTCCCCGACGAGGTCCAGGTGATCGGATTCGACAACGACCTGGAGGGCGACTACCTCATCCCGCGTCTGACGACCATCGATCCCGGGAACGACTCGATGGCCGAGCACATCATGCAGCGGCTGCTCGGTCGGGTCGAGGGGCGATTCGCGGTTGGTGAGCAGGCAGTCGAGGTGGTGACGACTGCTCGAGTCGTGGAACGTGAAACGACGCGGTCGAGCATTCGCCGAAGGGTGATCGATCACGTAACCGCTCTTCCTTGA
- the ruvA gene encoding Holliday junction branch migration protein RuvA, which translates to MISSLRGIVLHTASDRVIIETGGVGLSVFVPADVAHIATEGEQLRLHTSLIVREDALTLYGFADRDELEIFGQLLSVTGVGPKSALGVLSHLTVDQIAEAVTGEDDAPFRRVSGIGPKTAKLIVVQLAGKVHARVTSSPPATAPNSVVDQVVAALVGLGWTEKVAVESAAEVAEGATDAERESVPALLRRTLAAMGPGVKRG; encoded by the coding sequence ATGATCTCCTCGTTGCGCGGCATCGTGCTGCACACGGCATCCGACCGCGTCATCATCGAGACGGGTGGCGTCGGGCTGTCGGTGTTCGTGCCGGCGGACGTGGCTCACATCGCGACCGAGGGCGAGCAGCTGCGGCTGCACACCAGCCTCATCGTCCGCGAGGACGCCCTGACGCTGTACGGATTCGCCGACCGCGACGAGCTGGAGATCTTCGGACAACTGCTCAGCGTCACCGGTGTGGGCCCGAAATCCGCCCTCGGAGTCCTGTCGCACCTCACGGTCGACCAGATCGCCGAGGCGGTGACAGGGGAGGACGACGCGCCGTTCCGGCGAGTGTCCGGCATCGGGCCGAAGACCGCGAAGCTCATCGTCGTGCAACTCGCCGGCAAGGTGCATGCCCGCGTGACGAGCTCGCCGCCGGCGACCGCCCCGAACAGCGTGGTCGACCAGGTCGTAGCGGCTCTCGTGGGTCTCGGCTGGACCGAGAAGGTCGCGGTGGAATCCGCCGCCGAGGTCGCTGAGGGTGCGACGGATGCCGAGCGGGAGTCCGTGCCCGCACTGCTGCGCCGTACTCTCGCCGCCATGGGGCCTGGTGTCAAGCGTGGCTGA
- the secF gene encoding protein translocase subunit SecF has translation MFSMNEFGNNLYSGKTSFPFVARRKLWFVIAILLVVGSALVPLFRPVQFSIEFTGGSQFMVVDPSSRNQSLATEAVRSVVSDATTKVVIVNDKDVRVQTDQMSPKDTQLVKAALADAFDVKADEVADSFIGPAWGANVTRQSLWGLAIFLALTFLILGIYFRTWKMSAASIIGLLDVLIITVGIYALAGFEISPAAVIGFLTILAYSLYDTTVVFDKVRENTAEDVNQTTRTFGESVNLAVNQTLIRSINTSVVAALPVGAILFIGALWFGAETLTSISLSIFVGILVATYSTLFVAAPLYAAFREHEPALIAHDKKVMEQRERSAVNA, from the coding sequence ATGTTCTCCATGAATGAGTTCGGCAACAACCTGTACTCCGGCAAGACGTCCTTCCCGTTCGTCGCCAGGCGCAAGCTGTGGTTCGTCATCGCGATTCTGCTGGTGGTCGGCTCCGCTCTCGTGCCGCTGTTCCGGCCGGTGCAGTTCTCCATCGAGTTCACCGGCGGCTCCCAGTTCATGGTCGTCGACCCCTCGTCGCGGAATCAGAGCCTGGCCACCGAGGCCGTCCGCTCGGTGGTCTCCGACGCCACCACCAAGGTCGTCATCGTCAACGACAAGGACGTCCGCGTCCAGACCGACCAGATGAGCCCGAAGGACACCCAGCTCGTCAAGGCCGCCCTCGCGGATGCCTTCGACGTGAAGGCCGACGAGGTCGCGGATTCCTTCATCGGCCCGGCCTGGGGTGCGAACGTCACCCGACAGTCGCTGTGGGGCCTGGCGATCTTCCTCGCTCTGACCTTCCTGATCCTCGGGATCTACTTCCGCACCTGGAAGATGTCCGCGGCGTCGATCATCGGCCTGCTCGACGTGCTCATCATCACGGTCGGCATCTACGCCCTCGCAGGGTTCGAGATCTCGCCGGCGGCGGTGATCGGATTCCTGACGATCCTGGCGTATTCGCTGTACGACACCACGGTCGTCTTCGACAAGGTCCGTGAGAACACCGCCGAGGACGTCAACCAGACGACGCGGACGTTCGGCGAGTCGGTGAACCTGGCCGTGAACCAGACGCTGATCCGATCGATCAACACCTCAGTGGTGGCGGCTCTTCCCGTCGGAGCGATCCTCTTCATCGGCGCGCTCTGGTTCGGTGCAGAGACTCTGACGTCCATCTCGCTGTCGATCTTCGTCGGCATCCTGGTCGCGACCTACTCCACGCTGTTCGTGGCAGCGCCGCTCTACGCCGCCTTCCGCGAGCATGAGCCGGCCCTCATCGCGCACGACAAGAAGGTCATGGAGCAGCGCGAGCGCTCCGCTGTCAACGCCTGA